TAGGGTCTTCTGTTGGGGAGCTGAGGTGAGTGTACAGGACCAACTGTtgataaaaatatcacactgaCTCACATGTCAGTGGAAAACTGCTTCTCATAGAGGAAAGACTGAAATACTTTCTATAAATGCTGAAGATAAATGTATTCAAGACTCGCGTCTGTTGAAATGAAATACTGATGAAAGGTAGCCAACATACCCTCCAGTTTCCTAGAACTGTATGGAGCTGCTTCAGAGGTTTCTGATCAAGAGCAAGGACTTTCTCCCGTGTTGAAGTGTTGCTGAACAGGTACTCCAGGTAAGCCAGTGCCAGATCTGGTTTGGCCTCCACAGTCTCCTGGATACGCACTCTTCGATTGGTGTTCACCTTGTCCTGAAGTTGAAAGAAGTTACATAGATCAACAAAGGATGTGTGTTTGGATTAAGGCTCTTACTTTTCAGACAGATCTGAGAAACCCAACAATACAACAATTTCTGCCCTTCAGTGTTGTATTGACTGACCCCTTGCTTGGGCAGAGCCTCAGTTAGCCAGTCAGTGACGAGTTCGAGGATGTCAGCAGCCTGGCCCCAGCAGCACATGCAGTCTAACAGCTGGCTGTACTGTGTTAGCACTGCTCCTGAGTCCATCCTCCTCAGTCTGGACAGGATGCCACAGCTGGGAACGAGAGAGCGGGATGAGAGACAGGTTACACAGTAAAACAGAAGAGTAGAATGGGTGTAAAAAGCCAAACAAGATGGAGACAGAAGAGGACATCGGTCTATTGCTTACCTGAATGTTGGAACTGCAGCTGGGGGCATAAATGAGGCCAGTTGTATGAGAGGAACGGTACACCGCTCATCCTGGAAAAACAAATCAAGAGAGTTTTATAGTAATACTTGTTCATAAAAGAAAGAGTAAAAATACAGTGTGTGGGAGTTTTCATCGCTAGGTTTGTGTATCAAAATGAAATTTAGATacatattttttgttaaaatctTTTATTTACTATTCCTCCAGAAACATGTCATGGCTGTTGTGGATGGCGTGACACTAGTGGCTGCTGTGTCCTTAAAGGTCCTACAAGACGGTGACACCTACAGTGCTCTTCTGGAAATAACCCACAGGCTTCACGGTCAGTGTCCTttgctatttattttttctccctGCAAAATTCACGTGTGTACAGATAGATAGTTATTTTAACTTCATcatgatgtttttgtctttccctCAGATGTTCTAGTCTCAgagtagagctgaagatctttgccttAATTGCTATCATTTTACACAGGCTCGGGCTCTGGGTTGCATGGTAAATGAGCAGTCAGCAACGTTTTGGTTGCACTGGCTAAGAAAGCAAAGTCTGAGGTGTGGAAACCTTTTGACCATGTGCATAATGACAATAATGAGCCAGTGGGATATGTGAAATGCAAAAGATGCTACATTCTGttaaaagtaaagtaagtaaaatgtataaaattactcattcttgacaaaaggcaaaagagttgtgtgcgtgcgcacatttgaataTTGTCGGACTGTAAACTAgtttgggcttttaaaaagctgccaatcaaaatgtacttgtcgggctcgggccaaGTTCTGTCTGGCTCGGGCCTTGTAGGgcctaacttttaaggcccgattacagctccATCTCAGAGGCAGCCCTGCAGCTCCATATCCACACACTATGCGAGGCCTGGTGGAAGAAGGGGCTGAAGGAGAAAGGAGGCTGAAGTACCTCAAAGGCCTGGAAATACTTGGCCATGACATTTCCAAACTTGGCAAAAGTGTACTTCTGGGCCTCTTCATTTTGTTTCAGGGCCTTCTCGACACTTCTCCACAGGATGGCCACGACCTCCAGCAGACTGGACACGACGGCCAAGTCTTTCCCAAGCAGAGGTTCAGCCTGCTAAGATCAAACTCCAATTTGAATCTCCATAAACTCAGACACATAGTATTCAAAATTTTAACTCAAGTATCCATACTTTCCCATTATATCTGATCAAGGtttggacagaaaaaaaaaaggtttggatTGACTAATAAATTAACAACTACACCCTCAAAAATTCCaaaactaatatatatatattgtgacaggcgtttttttttctcacaatttttgacattttatagaatcAACATATTTCTCAAAGTTTAGTTTGTGGAGATAAAGTAATGCTCAATTATCTTTTTAGaacaacaaaaaatgcaaataataaaaaataataataatccaaacTCAAAAAACTGTCATTTTGCTTAGCGTCTCAGTCTTACTGCACTGTTCTCCTTGTTGCTGTCATTAATCTGGGACAGGTCAGTGTCAGTCTGGATAGAGCTGTTCAGAACACGGCGAATGGCCAACATCAGCTTTACTGGAAGAGAAGACAAAGCAATGGATGAACCTACTACAAATGCACCATgctaaatcatttcatttttggcTAGTCTTAAACTGTGCCATGTACACACAGCACTTACTTATGTTAGTGggggctgtgtgtttgtgggcaTGCTGGTAGAACTTCCTGGCAGCCATGGGGTTCATCTGGATGAGGGTGATGCACCGACAGCACCACTCGTGCTCAGAATCGTTGACGGGGAAGAAAGACTTGAAGAGCAGATCGACAATGCGCTTGGAAACCGGATGGGAATCGATAGCCAGACGGGCCAGCAGGTGGTCCATGTTGCACACGTCCCAAAACTGGAGAGCGGCACACCATGAGAAAACACAGCCTCTTTTTACACCTGGCATTAACTTGCATCTTGTAAGTGGATTGTGTCTCAATGCAATTTGGCTGAATAACATCTGGATTTGTACCAAGCACTTAGATATATCTTCAGTAGCAGACGTTTATGACAGAAGCTGCATGCCAACTATTTGATTTGTGTGAATGTCCTTGTTGGATTTGGACATGGAAGTTAATTTTACAACAGCTTCGtgtattttagaaaaatattgTGCATTCTGTGTTCCAACAAACTGCCTTCACCATCTCAAATAACAGGTTTCCCTTCATTGTTTATGTGGGGAATCTATCCTTTCCAGTATTTTAATTGTTAAGGTCATTCATAAGTAGATATtctaactttttattttcaagcCTAATAACATGTTTTCTTGCATTATATTGTTGGTATTGTTTAATTAGAATGGtattgtggccgggttggttcagtggtagagcaggcgcacatatactgagaggtttatgcctcaacgcagaggtccagggtttgaatctgacctgtgacaatttcctgcacgtcttccccttctctctcccctttctcatctAGCTATCCCATTGAATAAAGacggaaaaagccccaaaaaataatctttaatttGAATGGTATTTATTGCTTGTGGATACGGTTTGTTAGATTTATTTTTGCCTTAATCCTTGAGTCTTTGTGGTACACGCCTGTACCTTTGTATTTCTGATTTAAAAGGGTCCACTGAAATATGACAAGCTTGTTCGGTCATTAAAATACATActttatatactttatataggCTTAACATGGTGAGTCTGCGATTGTCcaattgtactgtatttttcttttctttgttgctgctgctgtttctgttgtttgtatagttcaaactgttttgtttaattctgaaaactaatgaaaaaattgtCTATTAAGTGTCAAGCCAGATCCCTGTGTACTTTAAAATGGCTATACAATTCAAATAAGagataaacacaataaaaaaaaaaaaaaaaaaaaaagtgataataacacaagaaaaaaatcaGCCCTATTAAGAGCCTGTATAACAATGTACAAAGCAAAAAGAAACCCTAAACATACAGTACCTTGGCAGCACGCACTGCCTTGACCTTAATAAGCATGTCAAGGAAAGCTGTGCGGACTTTCTCTGAGGTGTCGTGAAGGCTGTATTTGAGAGTAGGCAGGAGTTTTTCCAATATTGGATGGCTGAGAGTGTTGTCCAAGACAATAGTCAGACACTGTGGAAAATATTACACAAACCACAAGTCATTAAATAGCCTGTCTACAGCCAATAAAATCAGTCGTGCTAATTCCGTCTGCAGTGACAATAGTTCTAACAATTCGGCATCACAAAACTTCTGGACAAGAATACCTaattattgtaatataacttGACTTATACTGACGTTTGTTAAACATGCTCTCAGCTTAGACCCTGGATTAGATTTCATGTTAGTGATCCAAGAGAGAAACGGCATTTCGTACCTTGAAGACTGAGCACCGGACATCAGGGGAGCTGTTGTCAGCCGCCAGCTCCATCACCAGCTTCTTCAGGAAGTCTGTGATGATGATACTAGGGATGAGCTCCCAGCACTTGGCCAGGATCTTACACACGCCCAGGGTAGCACTGGAGCGTACAGTGGTATGGGGGTCATCAAGGAGGCCCTGAGGGTGACAACTAGGTGGTTGTCATTTAGCACTGAGGTTCATGTTCAAATTCAAAAGGTCCAACAAttaattttgattttattttgctCCTTCTTAAGATCAGTATCTGCGTGTTGAAACTTTACAgcaccaaaaataaaacactagGTAAAAAAGTACTGAGCATtataactagggctgtcctcgactaaagaaattcttagtcgactaacacttatacaattttatcgactaatcgattagttgatttaattgacagagctgtgcgctttgagaggtggttaagactagaaaagcacaatataaatgtagttaattaaccagtaaaactgagtttctccacaattaatcctgcaaaagcaccactttaaatcttgtgtttaccataaatgtgctcataagtttcttggaaatgagtaattaagcatgaataagcataaaaaatgactaatcgactaaagaaatcttagtcgactaagaccaaaacgaccgattagtcgactaatcgactaaaaggtggcagccctaattatAACTTCAGTTTCCACACAACAAAATGTAGTTGAATGGTTTGAAAAGGTTCTCACCATCACTGTGTCCAGCTGCTTTTGAACGACCTCATCTATATTCTTGTAGTTCTGCTCCGGGTCATGGACTGGGAAGGCATCAGTGAAAAGCAAAGTGGCATTTGCACGCACCTCGAAGTTTGGAGCCTGAATAAATCAAACCGAAACACATTACactagaataaaataaaaaaaataaaaaacaagtatGAATGCAGTTAGAAACCTGTATCTGTACACTTAAAGCTTTCCAGAGAATGGGCTTGTAGAGATTACAGAGCATCTTGTCCACCTTGCTACAGCCCTTCCTTGTGTGGAAATAGCTTACGATCTGCATATGAAAACAGGGAGATCAgagaataaacacacacagtataacGTGCATATCATGATTGGAATTGTTCTTTAAAAACAGCTAATAAGTCTACCTGTCGGACTTTGGCATGGACAGGAGATGTTCTATGAAGGAGGATCGCATTCTGCATAAAATCCTGAATGCATAAGTTCTCAATCCTCTCCAGAAAGTCTCCGCTAGCCTTATTCCAGGCTCTGAAGTAGATCTCCGTAATATCAGTGGTCATGTTCCTGCACAAAACAATTTAGTAGTCAATAACATGAAGATAAAATTGACTACtttcaaacaaaataaagtaagCGTCTTACTTGCTATAAAACTCCAGCTGGTTTTTGATGGTGCCATGAATAATCCAGATGAAGTCGACATTCCAGCTGAAAAGAAACACCAGGAATCGCTTTCCCTGTGACAATATACACATCATCAGGCTGACAGCTCAAAGACAAATGCACAACAATGAGAAACATAACAGAGACAGTGACTTGAACACACATAGCAGCAAAATATCACTCTACTCACGTCATCGCTTCTAATGTAAATAGGATGGAGAAAGCATTCAATCAACAAGTTGATTATCTGCTTGTTGTCTTCGGATGTGTAGTCCAGACTCCAAAGCACATCATGGAGACTCCAGACTCTTTGGATCTCAACACCCTGACAACACAGAGTATGTATTAAAGTTAGGGCCGAGTATCTTTTAAAAATGTCCAATACCGGTACCGAAACCAATattgtgactttgataccggttcctaaacaatactttttcgatttaaattttatataacaaaaagaaattacaacattacggcacaaatctttttatttatttttcagctcttactacgtgagccccgtctctgtgcaaCATAGAGGTTTTCCTGCGTCTCTAAGACGTgtaatgttagacagccaattacacaaacattattagatgcATGCtacatgcttattggctcactgacgctgttGAGGTTTACTACCAAGGTactgaaattgggtattgaatgacgaagCATTTGTTAATACTTGATACTTGAGAGTATCAATTCGGTTGGTGCCTAAAGTATTGAATTCAGTACCCAGATCTAattaaagttattttaaataatGCAACAACACTACTAGAACTGAAAATAAAGCTTAGTGATGATACTCCTAAGGCCACATCAAAAGGCCAAATGTTGATTgttttgacatacagtataactgAGGTCAAATACTGACTGGTTTCTTCAAAATTAAGCTCTTCTGCAGAGAGATGAAGAAAGCAGTGCGGCCAAACTGTTCTTTCTCCTTCAGCCCTTTCTTCCACCAGGCCTCACACAGTTTGTGGATATGGAGCTGCAGGGGTGCATCTGAGACAGGCAGCGACACCAGAACATCTGAGGGAAAGACACAAAGATCATCATGAAGTTAAAATAACTATCTACCTGAAGACACATCAATttagcagagagaaaaaaatagcaaAGGACACTGACCGTGAAGCCTGTGGGTTATTTCCAGAAGGGAACTGTAGGTGTCCCCGTCTTCTAGGACCTTTAAGGACACAGCAGCCACTAGTGTCACGCCATCCACAACAGCCATGACATGTTTCTGGAGGAATAGTAAATAAAAATagattttaacaaaaaacatgtaTCAAAATTTTGTTTTGATACACAAACCTAGCGATGAaaactcctgcacactgtctaacttgcaaaaataTATCAAGTTTAATAGTAGGCAATGTTTTGGTCCTAGAGCATCTTCAGGCAAATGGTGTTACATCCTGTGAACCCATCTTTTGTAGGAGGTTTTTTGTGCACCAATCAACAACTTCCACATGAAATCAGGCATTAGTGCATAACATTCATTCACATTTCCATTACTAAGCTTAAACCTCAACACAACCCCTCTATAGCAACCAGATGGCTTCTCAGGATGTAACACCATTTGCCTGAAGATGGTATAGTACCGAAACGTTGCCTAAAAttaaactttatatatatataaataaatattttatatttttggagTTTTCTTCGCAACTTTTGACCTGCTTGTCCCCCCTCCGATCTACGTTGtagatgtgcaaagtatttttctgtactgATACACAAATCTAAACAGCAACAGCTAATCAAATTGTAATGCCATCAAAGTTTATGTCACAATTGTCATAAGTGGACTAGTAAACTCACAGGGTCTGCAGCCGACTCCACTTCCATGCCCTCATCCCTGCCCTGCACCCAGCGCTCTGGAGGCAACTCCTGCAGGACATCCTGAAGGAGTGAAGCCAGTTTTCCCCACAGAGTCTGCCTCTGGTCTCTGGGCATCTCCTGCACCACCTCCTCCACATCGAAAGGCTCCGTTTTGTTCTTCTGCTCGGcgacacagacatacagtgcATGATAGACACACtcagctacaaaaacactttaTGTGACTACAAAAGGACTTTTCATTCCCAGTAGTAGATGACTTATACATCCAAAATAATCTGTTTCCACTTTGTGATTGTTAGCTTTGATTGATAGCTTTTCTGTGTTATGAATTCTTTGTTTATTTTAGGGTGTTATCAGAGTCAGTAAATGTAACACTTAACATCGGGCTCTAGTAACATGTGTCCTATTTAGACATTTAATCTACATTTTAAAGCTAAATCAAACAGAGAACTGTGATTTGCAGAAACTATCAGTAACAAAATGTAAGACTAATTGTACCTGTAATACAGTTCACAATTGATATTTTTTCACAATATAAACCCGCATTTAGTTGCCAGTTGTAGAACTTGCTAAAACTGATCAAGTCAAATTATAACAAATAGTTTTAAAGTGGTTAATTTAACTTCATGGTCAATTTTGAGGCTGCAGTTTGTGGTGCTCTTGCATAGTATTATAATGAAAAGTGTAATATTTAGTTTACAGCTCGTGTTTTAGCGAAGTTTTAACGTAAGAGTAAGTAATAACGTTATATTAACCTTAGACACATCCAGGAGATCTGGTTGGCTCTAAGGCTTCCTGGTTTCATATCTACGTTACAAGAAGTTAACGTTACTCACATGAAGCTGGATAAAGCGAAGGAAGTCTTCCACATTTTCCTGACAGGCAGCCTCTAAAAACGCCTCTCGCTTGGACATGTTATCGGTTCTCCAAGCAATGGTAAGGGACGTGAAGGTTTCCCAGGCACACTGggaataaaaaacacaataacgGTAACGAGAATACCTAACGTATTAACTAACCTAACGAtagctggctaacgttagctaagttactgtaacgtcaacgttaacgttaacaAGATCAAAACAAATATGGCAGCCATTTCTCAAAAGCGTTAAAAGTGTTATTTGCGAACGTTAATACTACTCTGTCCGTTGGTACTTATACAATTATGAGTTATAATCAGCAAAGTATAAAATATGAACCAATAGCTTCGTCacttacctttttatttttaattatgtatAAGCCTACAACCGTTGCCTGACAGCCTCCTAATAACAACTGCAAACCCGCGCAAATTTGGATGAAAGTGCGTCATGACGTTGTGCGTCCACTTTGACGCTGacgttattattattgtttgtaATGTTTGCTTCCACTGCCACTAGATGGCGACAAGTCCCTGCATATATCATACAGCTTGTGAAGTCTTTTAGTAGTTgcactgttctcttaatacaccaaTGAGTTGCAcctattagaaattctttggttgCACCATGGAGTTGCGCAcgccattttatttattctataGGAAATCTCTCTTATCGATTACACCCAAACCCTCAGGGGAAATTATGATGCAATGTAGGTTGAATTGAACTTTTTGCTCAGGGgcacagtggtggaaagtaattaTTTTCTCGAGTACTGTAATAAAGTACaattatatacagtgtataaagtaattaaaatgagctccacctttACAAACCGCAACATTAAAGTACTACCTATATTTTCTATCAATCATTATGAACcaataacataatatacattattctgAAAGGTGCTGTTTTGCataagtacttttatttttggtacttcagtatattttgatgctgataattttgtacttttacttaggtaacattttgaatgaatGACGTTTACTTGTAAAttgtatttctacactgtgatAGTgataattttacttaagtaaaatatctgagtacttcttccatcCTCATAACATATCATATTCAAAGTGGAAATAATTAATATTCTTTGTAGCTGAAgaggacctttaaaaaaaaagcatgaaaaacAATGTTCACAAGAGAAACCATTTATTCTTCAAAACCCATGAGGCATCATATcattcaaaataataacattaggAAGGCAAAAATTACAtagcagggtttttttttttaaggcacAGGATAGATAACAAGAACAGTATTAAAAACCTCCAACAGTTATGACTGTGTGGTAAAACATGTACATGCCTTACGACATAGCTGTGTCACCTTAACAACAAGTTCTGGCAGCCCTGCTCATAAAATGTAATAGCTGTTATCTCTGCTCATAATATTCAGTTTGTTCAACAAATCCATCAATCAAACCTGATTCAAGTATCCTTCATATTATACAGCACTTGTTCATAGCCCTAAAATGCTCACTGGTATTCAGTAACATCCAATATTTCACAGTCATCTTAAAATATACAGAGCAATCATTTTTTTCGCTGCATATGTTTATTCCATGTTTGTAATCAAGCATAAAGAACAATAACAGGTAAACAATCAAATAACAcggcatgacaaaaaaatatcaaaGTCAAGACTGCTACTTAAGCCTACTTTTGTGATTCTATCTGTTCCTTTGGTAAGAGTTCTCTCAGACGACAAACCAGAATTTGTCACATTTGAACAAATGCGACAGAAAGCAATAACATTTCTGACACATTTcaatattatttcttttaaggAAATATAATGCCATGAAAACCCCTgcaaattattatatattagttatttgatatttacataaaacactgaaaataGAGACAAGGCAGTTGGTGTGTTTCATTACAATATGTGACAATATCTCACATTAATTAAATGAtagttgtttaaaaaatgtcttgCATGCTAAAATAAGTGTTGTAAACTATATGAAAAATTTACATGAATACAACAAAATGGTGTGCCCTTATATTAACAAATCACTATATTACAGCGGAGAGGTGGTTTCATTGTGTGAGGAGGGAGTCTTGAATACTTCTTATGCCTTGACACGACACACCATCTTCACTCAGATCATACCTGCAAGAGAAAataataaagatatatatattaaagcaCTAAAATAGGCCGTTTATTACCTAAAGAAATCCCTCAATGCTGCACAGggcaaaattaaaatacaagctTACCATTGTGTCCATCCTTTTGATATATCCACCCCACTTAAATCTACCAGAACCTGTGATTTTGAACAAGAAGCAAAACAGACATTAGGTTTTTGGAATATATGGCGTACTAGGGAGTGGCTCTACCGCTGGAGAATACACATAATAACAGCCAGAAATTACCTTTCCCAAAAGCCCTCTGTGTTTGGACAGGATGCTCCCTCCGTTCTTCACTGCTACATCCAGAGTTCTCCTGTGGAGCTCCACCATAGATACACTAAACTCAAACctgcaaacacaaatacacacagatggTCTGAAACCAATGTACCATGGAGtaattttttcaaatgaaaatgCTTCATTTGTTACAACATTAGACATTTTCTTTAATTGTTCATTTGGATCAGACTCTTAATGTTTGATTTATTGTAGAACCATATTATAATCACAgtaatataataatgttataataaaaacattaagcctattattaaaaatgaaacCTTCAATAACAGGGCACCGACAGCTGCAACACACATCTGATATTATATCATAAATATCATAGATTACAAACATGCTGATTTTAAGCACGAGATATTAATAGTATTTATACCCACGTTTGATCATAAACAGGGTTAAGGTTCCTCTTGATTGTGCTGGTCTTTCTCCTCCCCGTTCGGCTCTTGTCAGGCAGCAAACAGAGGCGTATGTAGGGATCCGAGCTGTCTTTGGTGAAGGCTATCAAGTTACTGAGGACACACAGGACAAAACTGTTTCACTCACATGTCGCCAGTCACATGTTGTTTAGGTTAATGGTGCctgtttattcttaaatgttaGTACCTTCACAGGAAGCAAAAAGACCTGCTTACTGAAGAATCACTAATTATAATAAATGGAAACGTGGGCCAAAAAAGAAATTAGTAGGAAAGAGTCCTTGAATATGAGACCACCTTTTAACTAAATGTCTCCCATTTATCTATCACAAAACTAATTCAAATGCAGGGTATGATGGCAGTTGTGGACCTCACCGGCaagcgtgcaccaccacaatgaGTTTGTTCCTTTGGGAGCTGTGTCGGACAGTCAGTTGGATCTCGCCCAGGGGGTACTGGCTGGGGCCCGAACCACTATAAACACACCAGAGTAAGTCTTCCAGTTAAATTATTCAGCAGGGACAGATGGATAGCTTGACAGGTCAGATAAAATATTCACATATTCCAAAAACAAGTCAGGATGCCATTCTATCAGAGCAACAGAAATGaaattacataaatacataaaaaaaccaACAAGATCCCTAAAATAAGGAGAAAAACATATTCATAAATGGGGGGCAATCTCTCAATGACAGGAACATTAAGTGGGAAACCGTTCTAAAAAATAACGTATCGTATATGCCATTTACTTCTGCAGCTGACGAAGCCTTTGCTGAAGCTCCAAGGTGGCAAAGGGCAGGGAGATATCCGAGGCCAGGCTGGGTGTGGACTCCTTGTGAGGCAGGTGTTTCTGGGAACTAGACATGCAGGTGCTCAGGTTAGAGAAACTGCGGAGAGGGCTGGCTGAATATGGCTCGCCGTCCCTGTGTTGGAGGGTGAGGGTGGAAGCGTCTATGGGTGGTGGAGGCGTGGGTGGAGGCAGCGGGGAATCTGAGGCTGATCGTCTCTGGGTGGGGGCTGGGGTTGGCTGCGGCACACTGGACTTCCTGATCTGGACGGAGGAGGGCTGGTCGGAGGATACCTGCTTCTCCAGGGACAGGATCTACAGAAAGACAGGAGGACATTACTGGGAATAATGAATAGGAGCTACAGCTAAGTACTGGAATAATATCTGTATACAATTTGTAATTTACTTGTGTTGCGATGTTATTTCCTGTCGAggtactcaagtaaaataccataaaataaaaacataaataaagggGATTTGGTTAGGTTAGTGGTTTTAAATGCAACCTTAAACTGACTAAAGCAATTCTCTGACTTGTTTAAAAACTGTATGGTTAAAGTGACTAATCCTTTATTGTAAAGTGGTCTTAAAACTGTGGATACTGATGAAAAGATTCAGGTATTTTTGAGTGTGTTTGTACAGCCGATTATGTCTTCATGGAGCAATCTATCTTTCAATCTTCTGGTTCCAAAACGGTCAATAAGCCTGTAAAGCAATTTCCCACTTGGGATATCCGTTCTGAATCTTGATGTGATGGTTGTGATCCAATACAGGAAAGCTATTTCAGTGCAGGTCAATATTTTTATAGGGCTGCATTCATTTTCTTATTTGATCAATCGTAATGATTCAATTCAAGAGAATGCACTTTGCGTCAGTGTAATGAAGGGCATTGCAATTTAGTTGCTACAGTatcctgtgtttttttaaacagtgaGGGAAATGATTCTAGTCTTAAACAGAAAGCCAATATTAGCATGATAGTTTTATTAGTATCATATAATGGCAAGGAATCCTTATGAAATGAGAGAACGTTTGAGTTCAGGAATTTGTGACGAGGGGGAGCACTTGTCCAATGACATTGGGGGGTTGGTTGTGACTGGGGTGGTTTCCACAGACCACACTGTTGATCGTTTTCATAGAAATTATCTCTTCACTAGAAAGTAGTTCCAATGAAATGTGTAAATTGTGTTCTATAGATTTGGATTGTCAAAGCAATTTTTCTAactgcaatttcttttttaatgctgTACTAATTCTATTCACCTTCATTGAATCGGAGAAATGTCAGTGACAGATATCTCACATTTATGTAAATGGCTGGGACGTGTATTCTCGTCTCGGTTTCCTGGCATTATACCATACACGTAGCCATCATGTGTATATTTAAGAACCT
The genomic region above belongs to Perca flavescens isolate YP-PL-M2 chromosome 22, PFLA_1.0, whole genome shotgun sequence and contains:
- the ncapg2 gene encoding condensin-2 complex subunit G2 isoform X5, whose amino-acid sequence is MSKREAFLEAACQENVEDFLRFIQLHKNKTEPFDVEEVVQEMPRDQRQTLWGKLASLLQDVLQELPPERWVQGRDEGMEVESAADPKHVMAVVDGVTLVAAVSLKVLEDGDTYSSLLEITHRLHDVLVSLPVSDAPLQLHIHKLCEAWWKKGLKEKEQFGRTAFFISLQKSLILKKPGVEIQRVWSLHDVLWSLDYTSEDNKQIINLLIECFLHPIYIRSDDGKRFLVFLFSWNVDFIWIIHGTIKNQLEFYSKNMTTDITEIYFRAWNKASGDFLERIENLCIQDFMQNAILLHRTSPVHAKVRQIVSYFHTRKGCSKVDKMLCNLYKPILWKALSAPNFEVRANATLLFTDAFPVHDPEQNYKNIDEVVQKQLDTVMGLLDDPHTTVRSSATLGVCKILAKCWELIPSIIITDFLKKLVMELAADNSSPDVRCSVFKCLTIVLDNTLSHPILEKLLPTLKYSLHDTSEKVRTAFLDMLIKVKAVRAAKFWDVCNMDHLLARLAIDSHPVSKRIVDLLFKSFFPVNDSEHEWCCRCITLIQMNPMAARKFYQHAHKHTAPTNIIKLMLAIRRVLNSSIQTDTDLSQINDSNKENSAAEPLLGKDLAVVSSLLEVVAILWRSVEKALKQNEEAQKYTFAKFGNVMAKYFQAFEDERCTVPLIQLASFMPPAAVPTFSCGILSRLRRMDSGAVLTQYSQLLDCMCCWGQAADILELVTDWLTEALPKQGDKVNTNRRVRIQETVEAKPDLALAYLEYLFSNTSTREKVLALDQKPLKQLHTVLGNWRLVLYTHLSSPTEDPKSPSMETALKVFMCHVRFCAHLQHNLSEGREYMLSLEHVAAWVAEWVLPFLAKRTNDDDDESEKSQPLAAQITESFLMVCRDVLLVGLGDETFKGQILHLCSLTLLSEAGYLCIPAVLPILKEVVDSYGPEDNNNNPAQENEEDATTVVLSVVGNIFQKIIELLARRLRKEPEEGKQLCQSAVPGLTDFLQVAVTWDKAPLRGVFSTLFAVIIVEKRHLLQKITHPEEVIAPESVEDMPPLSSILLSVILKLPSLTRAFLTEVCSSFDSEAISSLSELASVLHVLAVIRHTGQSKAGLRSAAICVQQQLYKHAARDTRDIQGVIYESSLKTLNDILDL
- the ncapg2 gene encoding condensin-2 complex subunit G2 isoform X2, with amino-acid sequence MSKREAFLEAACQENVEDFLRFIQLHKNKTEPFDVEEVVQEMPRDQRQTLWGKLASLLQDVLQELPPERWVQGRDEGMEVESAADPKHVMAVVDGVTLVAAVSLKVLEDGDTYSSLLEITHRLHDVLVSLPVSDAPLQLHIHKLCEAWWKKGLKEKEQFGRTAFFISLQKSLILKKPGVEIQRVWSLHDVLWSLDYTSEDNKQIINLLIECFLHPIYIRSDDGKRFLVFLFSWNVDFIWIIHGTIKNQLEFYSKNMTTDITEIYFRAWNKASGDFLERIENLCIQDFMQNAILLHRTSPVHAKVRQIVSYFHTRKGCSKVDKMLCNLYKPILWKALSVQIQAPNFEVRANATLLFTDAFPVHDPEQNYKNIDEVVQKQLDTVMGLLDDPHTTVRSSATLGVCKILAKCWELIPSIIITDFLKKLVMELAADNSSPDVRCSVFKCLTIVLDNTLSHPILEKLLPTLKYSLHDTSEKVRTAFLDMLIKVKAVRAAKFWDVCNMDHLLARLAIDSHPVSKRIVDLLFKSFFPVNDSEHEWCCRCITLIQMNPMAARKFYQHAHKHTAPTNIIKLMLAIRRVLNSSIQTDTDLSQINDSNKENSAAEPLLGKDLAVVSSLLEVVAILWRSVEKALKQNEEAQKYTFAKFGNVMAKYFQAFEDERCTVPLIQLASFMPPAAVPTFSCGILSRLRRMDSGAVLTQYSQLLDCMCCWGQAADILELVTDWLTEALPKQGDKVNTNRRVRIQETVEAKPDLALAYLEYLFSNTSTREKVLALDQKPLKQLHTVLGNWRLVLYTHLSSPTEDPKSPSMETALKVFMCHVRFCAHLQHNLSEGREYMLSLEHVAAWVAEWVLPFLAKRTNDDDDESEKSQPLAAQITESFLMVCRDVLLVGLGDETFKGQILHLCSLTLLSEAGYLCIPAVLPILKEVVDSYGPEDNNNNPAQENEEDATTVVLSVVGNIFQKIIELLARRLRKEPEEGKQLCQSAVPGLTDFLQVAVTWDKAPLRGVFSTLFAVIIVEKRHLLQKITHPEEVIAPESVEDMPPLSSILLSVILKLPSLTRAFLTEVCSSFDSEAISSLSELASVLHVLAVIRHTGQSKAGLRSAAICVQQQLYKHAARDTRDIQGVIYESSLKTLNDILDL